In the Theobroma cacao cultivar B97-61/B2 chromosome 1, Criollo_cocoa_genome_V2, whole genome shotgun sequence genome, one interval contains:
- the LOC18611991 gene encoding T-complex protein 1 subunit gamma has product MHAPVLVLKDSLKRESGTKVHHANIQASKAVADIIRTTLGPRSMLKMLLDAAGGIVVTNDGNAILRELDVAHPAAKSMIELSRTQDEEVGDGTTSVIVLAGEMLHVAEAFIDKSYHPTVICRAYNKALEDAIAVLDKIAMPIDVKDRSTMLGLVKSCIGTKFTSQFGDLIADLAIDATTTVGVDIGQGLREVDIKKYIKVEKVPGGQLEDSKVLKGVMINKDVVAPGKMKRKIVNPRIILLDCPLEYKKGENQTNAELVREEDWEVLLKMEEEYIENLCMQILKFKPDLVITEKGLSDLACHYLSKAGVSAIRRLRKTDNNRIAKACGAVIVNRPDELQESDVGTGAGLFEVKKIGDEFFAFIVDCKDPKACTVLLRGASKDLLNEVERNLQDAMSVARNIIKNPKLVPGGGATELTVSATLKQKSSSVEGIEKWPYEAAAIAFEAIPRTLAQNCGVNVIRTMTALQGKHANGENAWTGIDGNTGAIADMKERKIWDAYNVKAQTFKTAIEAACMLLRIDDIVSGIKKKQAPGASQAQKPKIETEGDADGEQILPD; this is encoded by the exons atGCACGCCCCAGTTCTCGTTCTAA AGGATTCGTTGAAACGGGAGTCTGGAACCAAGGTTCACCATGCTAATATTCAAGCCTCCAAG GCTGTTGCTGACATCATCCGAACAACATTGGGTCCTCGATCCATGTTGAAGATGCTCCTTGATGCTGCTGGAG GTATTGTTGTTACTAATGATGGAAATGCCATTCTGCGTGAGTTAGATGTTGCTCATCCAGCAGCAAAG TCAATGATTGAATTGAGCCGCACGCAAGATGAAGAAGTTGGAGATGGAACAACATCTGTCATTGTTCTTG CTGGTGAAATGCTTCATGTTGCAGAAGCCTTTATCGACAAAAGTTATCATCCTACAGTGATTTGTCGAG CATACAATAAGGCTTTAGAGGATGCTATTGCTGTGCTTGACAAGATTGCAATGCCGATTGATGTGAAAGATC GTTCGACAATGTTGGGACTTGTGAAGAGCTGTATAGGGACAAAGTTCACTAGCCAATTTGGGGATCTGATTGCT GATTTGGCAATTGATGCAACAACAACAGTTGGAGTTGACATTGGCCAAGGGCTGCGGGAAGTTGATATAAAAAAGTACATTAAAGTAGAGAAAGTACCTGGTGGCCAGTTGGAAGATTCTAAGGTCCTTAAGGGAGTGATGATCAATAAAGATGTAGTCGCACctggaaaaatgaaaagaaagatagTCAACCCACGCATTATTCTGCTTGATTGTCCCCTTGAGTATAAGAAAGGGGAGAACCAAACAAATGCTGAGTTGGTTAGAGAAGAAGATTGGGAAGTCCTGTTGAAAATGGAAGAAGAATACATAGAAAATCTTTGCATGCAGATTCTGAAATTCAAACCCGACTTGGTTATTACAGAAAAAGGACTTAGTGATTTGGCATGCCATTATCTTAGTAAGGCTGGTGTCAGTGCAATTAGGAGGTTGAGAAAGACAGACAACAATAGAATTGCAAAGGCATGTGGAGCTGTCATTGTGAATCGTCCTGATGAACTGCAGGAATCTGATGTGGGTACAGGAGCTGGCCTTTTTGAGGTTAAAAAAATTGGGGATGAGTTCTTTGCATTCATTGTTGATTGCAAAGATCCAAAAGCTTGTACAGTTCTCCTAAGGGGTGCTAGCAAGGATCTTCTGAATGAGGTGGAAAGAAATTTGCAG GATGCCATGTCTGTTGCAAGAAACATAATCAAGAATCCAAAACTTGTACCTGGTGGTGGTGCTACAGAATTAACTGTTTCTGCCACTTTGAAGCAGAAGAGTTCATCTGTTGAAGGCATAGAAAAG TGGCCTTATGAAGCTGCTGCTATTGCTTTTGAAGCCATACCACGTACTTTGGCACAGAATTGTGGGGTTAATGTGATTCGAACCATGACTGCTCTGCAAGGAAAG CATGCAAATGGTGAAAATGCGTGGACTGGCATAGATGGGAATACTGGTGCCATTGCTGACATGAAAGAGCGAAAG ATTTGGGATGCATACAATGTGAAGGCTCAAACTTTTAAGACAGCCATAGAAGCTGCTTGCATGCTCCTAAGAATTGACGACATTGTAAGTGGGATAAAGAAGAAGCAGGCTCCTGGAGCCAGCCAAGCTCAAAAACCGAAGATTGAGACAGAAGGAGATGCAGATGGTGAGCAAATTCTTCCTGATTGA
- the LOC18611992 gene encoding peptidyl-prolyl cis-trans isomerase E, protein MAQQAVQKNTLYVGGLAEEVNEAILHAAFIPFGDIKDVKTPLDQATQKHRSFGFVTFLEKEDASAAMDNMDGAELYGRVLTVNYALPERIKGGEQGWAAQPIWADADTWFERQQQEEEMQRIQAENQAAMRAAEELHRKKMAEEREGEKEDDTEMKDDPMAMAEAEVLKQNN, encoded by the exons atggCACAACAAGCAGTGCAGAAGAACACATTGTACGTTGGAGGACTAGCAGAGGAAGTGAATGAAGCAATTCTCCATGCAGCTTTCATTCCATTTGGAGATATAAAGGATGTGAAGACTCCATTAGATCAAGCCACCCAGAAGCACCGCTCCTTCGGCTTTGTTACCTTCTTGGAAAAAGAGGATGCTTCTGCTGCCATGGACAACATGGATGGGGCTGAGCTCTATGGTCGCGTCCTCACTGTCAACTATGCCCTCCCTGAGCGCATCAAGGGTGGTGAACAGGGCTGGGCTGCTCAACCTA TTTGGGCTGATGCTGACACATGGTTTGAGCGGCAgcaacaagaagaagaaatgcAGCGTATTCAGGCAGAGAACCAGGCTGCTATGCGTGCTGCAGAGGAGTTGCATAGAAAGAAAATGGCTGAGGAACGAGAAGGGGAGAAGGAGGATGATACAGAGATGAAGGATGATCCGATGGCAATGGCTGAAGCAGAAGTTTTGAAGCAGAATAACTAG